From Saprospiraceae bacterium, one genomic window encodes:
- a CDS encoding FAD-binding oxidoreductase codes for MLRASSDVDFEYLKKEIDGDLHWDPLYRGMYSTDASNYQIKPAAVLYPRSEKDVVRLVEFSKFHRIPLLARGGGTSLVGQTVGQAIVLDFTKYLNQILELNVEERWAWVQPGLVRDELNATIKKHGLHFAPDPATTSRATIGGMIANNSSGTRSIMYGKTIDHVLELNILLADGRIIHCKKLTQEQLEKKLSSEEVDSELYKGLFQLISENKNEIIEIFPKVMRRVGGYNLDEFMDPDWNLSKIFVGSEGTLGIILSAKINLVPNPKSQSVCVVHFDSFYDSIAHIAEINFFKPAAVELLDELLMQKSKENLETKKYCGFIQGHPKAALVVEFYGENAEEAKSKADKMASALQARKIGYTHPVFIDPVKIEEIFTVRKKGLGLLMGVKGNRKPIAFIEDAAVPVEHLADYITEVFEVCKQEQTPVVAYAHASVGLLHVKPLLDLRDDADIQRMKNISLKTLALVKKYKGSWSGEHGDGLARGPYNELFFGSQLYQVFKQVKNLFDPDHLMNPGKIVDSPPVDQNLRYGSHYSDQTFSSMYHYRDEGSFHEAVHLCNGVGECRKTSGGTMCPSFRATLDEKESTRARANALRLALSGQLDLKGMDSERLSEVMDLCLSCKACKSECPSNVDMSKLKSEIQFYQKSKSGYSTTDLLVKHQALLSSLASGSLAHLSNALISSKPFRLLLESITGLDRRRILPLFTINPFHKSKIASRFNNIPRPDVIFFADCYTKFHDPDIGHGAIKLLEKCGYQVRIESTGCCQRPALSRGLLKEAKERGERVFQSLDPFLKEGIPVLLAEPSCASAFKDDLHDLMDDYKWEGYRNQFLALEEFLMQEKETGKLKNQIRLKEGRYLFHGHCHQKALLDQSALEKLLVPGDAVQLEKINSGCCGMAGMFGYEKKHYEISRKIGEMSLLENIRESNQSQNLIAQGFSCRHQIEHFTNRKAKHWVEYLDWNADTMSQPV; via the coding sequence ATGTTGAGAGCTTCATCTGATGTGGACTTTGAATACCTTAAAAAAGAAATAGACGGAGATCTACATTGGGATCCATTGTACCGGGGTATGTACTCCACAGACGCCAGTAATTATCAGATTAAGCCGGCTGCAGTACTTTATCCCCGCAGTGAAAAGGATGTTGTTAGATTGGTGGAATTCTCCAAGTTCCATCGCATTCCATTGCTTGCAAGAGGTGGAGGGACCAGCCTGGTGGGCCAGACTGTTGGTCAAGCGATTGTACTTGACTTTACAAAATACCTGAACCAGATATTGGAATTGAATGTAGAGGAACGATGGGCTTGGGTTCAACCTGGCTTGGTGAGAGACGAACTCAACGCAACCATCAAAAAACATGGACTCCATTTTGCGCCTGACCCTGCTACCACCAGTCGCGCTACCATTGGCGGCATGATAGCAAACAATTCTTCAGGCACCAGATCCATTATGTACGGGAAGACCATCGATCACGTATTGGAACTGAACATTCTCCTCGCTGATGGAAGAATCATCCATTGCAAAAAACTAACACAAGAGCAATTGGAAAAGAAACTTTCATCGGAGGAAGTCGATTCTGAATTGTATAAAGGGCTTTTTCAACTGATCTCTGAAAACAAAAATGAAATCATTGAAATTTTTCCAAAGGTCATGCGTAGAGTTGGTGGATATAATTTGGATGAATTTATGGATCCAGACTGGAATTTGTCAAAAATATTTGTCGGTAGCGAAGGCACACTGGGCATCATTTTATCTGCCAAAATTAATCTGGTGCCCAATCCAAAATCCCAGTCAGTGTGTGTCGTCCATTTTGATTCCTTTTATGACTCCATCGCGCATATTGCAGAAATCAATTTTTTTAAACCAGCAGCGGTCGAACTCCTGGATGAATTGCTGATGCAGAAGAGCAAAGAAAATTTGGAGACAAAAAAGTACTGTGGATTTATTCAAGGTCACCCCAAAGCTGCTCTCGTTGTAGAATTCTATGGTGAAAATGCTGAAGAAGCAAAATCAAAAGCAGATAAAATGGCTTCTGCTTTGCAGGCCAGGAAAATTGGATATACCCATCCCGTATTTATTGATCCGGTCAAAATAGAAGAAATATTTACCGTCCGGAAAAAAGGCCTTGGATTACTGATGGGTGTCAAAGGCAACAGGAAGCCTATTGCATTTATTGAAGATGCCGCGGTACCGGTAGAGCATTTGGCAGATTATATCACGGAAGTATTTGAAGTTTGTAAGCAGGAGCAAACACCGGTGGTGGCTTATGCACATGCCAGCGTTGGTTTGTTGCATGTCAAGCCACTTTTAGATCTTAGAGATGATGCGGATATTCAGCGCATGAAAAACATTTCCCTCAAAACCCTCGCGCTTGTAAAAAAATACAAAGGCTCGTGGAGTGGAGAGCACGGTGATGGACTGGCGAGAGGTCCGTACAACGAACTTTTTTTTGGGTCGCAATTGTATCAGGTTTTTAAACAAGTTAAAAATTTGTTTGATCCGGACCATCTGATGAATCCAGGTAAAATTGTGGACTCTCCTCCGGTCGATCAGAATTTGCGATACGGAAGCCATTACAGCGATCAGACTTTTTCATCCATGTACCATTACAGAGACGAGGGCAGTTTTCATGAAGCAGTTCATTTGTGCAATGGTGTCGGAGAATGTCGCAAAACTTCCGGTGGAACCATGTGCCCCAGTTTCAGAGCAACGCTCGATGAGAAAGAAAGTACCAGGGCAAGGGCCAACGCGCTCCGATTGGCTTTAAGCGGACAACTCGATCTAAAAGGAATGGATTCCGAAAGACTCTCTGAAGTCATGGATTTGTGCTTGTCCTGCAAGGCTTGCAAATCGGAATGTCCGAGCAATGTGGACATGTCTAAATTAAAATCAGAAATTCAATTTTACCAAAAATCAAAGAGCGGATATTCAACAACAGATTTGCTGGTCAAACATCAGGCATTGCTTTCTTCACTGGCATCCGGATCTTTGGCTCATCTTTCGAACGCATTGATTTCCTCCAAGCCATTTAGGCTTCTGCTTGAGTCAATCACTGGCTTAGACAGAAGACGCATTCTTCCATTGTTTACAATAAATCCATTTCACAAAAGTAAAATAGCCAGCAGATTCAATAATATTCCACGACCCGATGTTATTTTTTTTGCCGATTGTTATACCAAATTTCACGATCCGGACATCGGACATGGTGCCATCAAATTGTTGGAGAAATGTGGATATCAAGTGAGGATAGAATCAACTGGATGTTGTCAAAGACCCGCTCTGTCCCGGGGTTTATTAAAAGAGGCGAAAGAAAGAGGCGAAAGAGTGTTTCAATCACTTGATCCTTTTTTGAAGGAGGGAATTCCCGTACTTCTTGCAGAACCGAGTTGTGCCAGCGCTTTCAAAGATGATCTGCACGACCTGATGGACGATTACAAATGGGAGGGTTACCGGAATCAGTTTTTGGCATTGGAAGAATTTTTAATGCAGGAAAAGGAGACAGGAAAATTAAAAAATCAGATCAGGCTCAAAGAGGGTCGGTATCTGTTTCACGGACATTGTCATCAGAAAGCATTGCTTGATCAAAGTGCTTTGGAAAAATTACTGGTTCCTGGCGATGCGGTTCAGTTGGAAAAAATTAACTCGGGTTGCTGCGGTATGGCAGGAATGTTTGGCTATGAAAAAAAGCATTATGAAATTTCCCGGAAAATAGGCGAAATGTCTCTATTAGAAAACATCAGAGAAAGCAATCAAAGTCAGAATCTCATTGCACAGGGTTTTAGCTGTAGACACCAGATTGAGCACTTCACCAACAGAAAAGCAAAACACTGGGTGGAGTATTTGGATTGGAATGCAGATACAATGTCTCAGCCGGTTTGA
- a CDS encoding helix-turn-helix transcriptional regulator: MSDTLTANIFSFIENTHYAGKKDFVDDIAELLHLQKSSVYKKIKGESSLSPDDIAKLGKHYQLSLDDLLGLQQDRIYFDFPALNGEVKNVMDYLIPIEYNIKRVQMIQPTIYYTSREIPIFYYYTSPKLAAFKFHVFYNINWRDEKFKMTSFDLKEYEFNQDYLNILKSISDIYMGLNSIEVWNVTVFDNTLNQIRYFLESGLMHHAEDALRLHDELLALVEKLQECCELETKRPFGKQLKNQGSLSLFNNEIAFTGNLIYVKSNSIRTVYTTFDNPNFLNSFNPRLCDYTEKWLHRIISNSIHITGGNTRDKNQFFLKISEKIERSRKQTENWIEFHQDRPE; the protein is encoded by the coding sequence ATGTCTGATACGCTTACTGCCAATATTTTTAGTTTTATTGAAAATACCCATTACGCAGGTAAAAAAGATTTTGTCGATGATATAGCTGAATTATTGCATTTGCAAAAGTCTTCGGTGTACAAAAAGATTAAAGGTGAATCATCACTTAGTCCGGACGACATTGCCAAATTGGGTAAACACTATCAGCTCAGCTTGGATGATTTGCTGGGATTGCAACAGGATAGAATTTATTTTGATTTTCCAGCGCTCAACGGAGAGGTCAAAAATGTCATGGATTATTTGATTCCCATAGAGTACAATATCAAAAGGGTCCAGATGATTCAACCAACCATCTACTACACCAGTAGAGAAATTCCAATATTTTATTATTACACCTCACCCAAACTCGCTGCATTTAAGTTCCATGTATTCTACAACATCAACTGGCGGGATGAAAAATTCAAAATGACCAGTTTTGATTTGAAAGAATATGAATTTAATCAGGATTATTTGAATATTTTAAAAAGTATATCGGACATCTATATGGGCTTAAACAGCATCGAGGTTTGGAATGTGACTGTATTTGACAACACGCTTAATCAGATTCGATACTTTCTCGAATCTGGTCTGATGCACCATGCTGAAGATGCACTTAGGCTGCACGATGAATTATTGGCACTGGTTGAAAAACTTCAGGAATGTTGTGAATTGGAAACAAAAAGACCTTTTGGAAAACAACTCAAAAATCAAGGAAGTTTGAGTTTGTTCAACAACGAAATTGCATTCACCGGTAACCTGATTTATGTCAAAAGCAATTCCATCCGCACGGTTTATACCACCTTTGACAATCCCAATTTTTTGAATTCTTTCAATCCGCGCCTCTGTGATTATACCGAAAAATGGCTCCACAGGATCATCAGCAATTCCATCCACATCACGGGTGGAAATACGAGAGATAAAAATCAGTTTTTTCTGAAAATTTCAGAAAAAATTGAGAGGTCAAGAAAACAAACTGAAAATTGGATTGAGTTCCATCAGGATAGACCAGAATAA
- a CDS encoding VWA domain-containing protein, with the protein MNEEVLNPENRWELVLGTHNAKDPDIQLTAEEKKLEDLLKTLYGAGGESGSLTKSPQKIRKWLDGIRQQFQPDMIRLLQQDALERQNAHQMLLEPELLDRIVPDIQMVATIIALREILPDRALHSAKNLVQKLVQQTEKKLKPKFSAAIRSSMIGRSRKIHPSKAQIDWSKTIGRNLKHYIPDIQSVIPVDWYGKKRGTRLTEIVLLVDKSESMIQSAIYCSIIGAVLASLPSIKTHLIFFDTAITDMTDLYNDPVEILFSVPMGGGTDIRLGLEYVRQKMRNLSRTILFVISDLDEGGPVKEMIQSFQFLLQSNCNIQCIVSMDDEGKPIFNETNGQKLANLGIPVFACAPELFPDVLAQAIEDMAL; encoded by the coding sequence ATGAACGAAGAAGTTCTAAATCCTGAAAACCGTTGGGAATTGGTATTGGGCACGCACAATGCCAAGGATCCGGATATTCAGTTGACTGCGGAAGAGAAAAAATTGGAAGATCTTTTAAAAACATTGTATGGTGCGGGTGGAGAATCCGGCAGTCTGACCAAAAGTCCTCAGAAAATCAGAAAATGGCTGGATGGAATTCGCCAACAATTTCAACCTGATATGATCCGGTTGTTGCAACAGGATGCGCTGGAAAGACAGAACGCTCATCAGATGTTGCTTGAGCCCGAATTGCTGGATCGCATTGTACCGGACATCCAAATGGTGGCTACCATCATAGCTCTCCGGGAGATACTACCCGACCGAGCATTGCACAGTGCAAAAAATCTGGTGCAAAAATTGGTGCAGCAAACAGAAAAGAAACTAAAGCCAAAATTCAGCGCAGCCATTAGGTCTTCGATGATTGGAAGATCGAGAAAAATACATCCTTCCAAAGCACAAATTGATTGGTCAAAAACCATTGGCAGAAATTTAAAACACTACATCCCGGATATACAATCAGTGATTCCGGTGGATTGGTATGGAAAGAAGCGTGGAACTCGTTTGACAGAGATTGTTTTGCTGGTGGATAAAAGCGAGTCAATGATTCAATCTGCGATCTATTGTTCCATCATTGGCGCTGTATTGGCTTCCCTACCTTCCATCAAAACCCATCTCATCTTTTTTGATACAGCGATCACTGATATGACGGACCTTTACAATGACCCCGTAGAAATATTGTTTAGCGTTCCCATGGGTGGAGGTACGGATATACGATTGGGTCTGGAATATGTGCGCCAAAAAATGAGAAATTTATCCAGGACCATCCTGTTTGTAATCAGCGACCTTGATGAAGGAGGTCCTGTCAAAGAAATGATTCAAAGTTTCCAGTTTCTTTTACAATCAAACTGCAATATTCAGTGTATTGTATCCATGGATGATGAAGGCAAACCAATTTTTAATGAAACAAATGGACAAAAACTGGCCAACCTTGGCATTCCTGTGTTTGCCTGCGCCCCTGAGCTCTTTCCGGATGTATTGGCCCAGGCCATCGAAGATATGGCTCTCTGA